From Echinicola soli, a single genomic window includes:
- a CDS encoding lactate utilization protein B: MKLKTHAEEAAEFIKDDARTHWHDETLWHVRSNRDRSAQGIPEWETLRDTASATKDYVLSHLGELLEQFEANAKANGVEVLWARDAKEHNEHVYRILQENKVKDIVKSKSILTEECGLNHYLENKGYDVVDTDLGERIIQFAKQTPSHIVLPAIHLKKQDIGKIFHDHIGTKEGASDPNYLTEAARQHLRKKFVEANAAITGVNFGIAETGGFVVCTNEGNADMGTHLADVHIACMGIEKLIPRAADLGVFLRLLARSATGQSITNYSSHFHRPAKGKKLYIILVDNGRTEQLGREDFKNSLKCIRCGACMNTCPIYRRSGGHSYNYAVPGPIGSILSPGRDLKKHSTLPFASTLCGSCSDVCPVKINIHEQLYKWRQVITENTNMDTSKKLSMKVAGMTFGKPVLYDLAGKAVRTALKITPKSLVYSSINVWGKHRDLPEVPKESFKEWYKKNRKQ, encoded by the coding sequence ATGAAATTAAAGACCCACGCCGAAGAAGCGGCAGAATTTATAAAAGACGACGCCAGGACCCACTGGCATGACGAAACCCTTTGGCATGTGCGTTCCAACAGGGATCGTTCTGCCCAGGGAATTCCCGAGTGGGAGACGCTGCGGGATACGGCTTCAGCGACCAAAGACTATGTACTTTCCCATCTGGGAGAGTTGTTGGAACAATTTGAAGCCAATGCTAAAGCGAATGGTGTAGAAGTACTGTGGGCCAGGGATGCCAAGGAGCACAATGAACATGTTTATCGCATCCTTCAGGAAAACAAGGTCAAAGACATTGTCAAAAGTAAATCCATCCTGACCGAGGAATGCGGCCTGAACCATTACCTCGAAAACAAAGGTTACGATGTGGTGGACACGGATTTGGGTGAACGCATCATCCAATTTGCAAAGCAGACGCCCAGCCATATCGTACTACCGGCCATCCACCTAAAAAAGCAGGATATTGGAAAGATTTTCCATGACCATATCGGCACTAAAGAAGGCGCCAGCGATCCTAACTATCTCACAGAGGCCGCGAGACAGCACTTGCGCAAGAAGTTTGTAGAAGCCAATGCGGCCATCACCGGTGTCAACTTCGGCATTGCCGAAACGGGTGGCTTTGTGGTCTGCACCAATGAGGGCAATGCCGATATGGGCACACACTTGGCAGATGTCCACATCGCCTGCATGGGCATCGAAAAGCTCATCCCAAGAGCCGCCGATTTGGGTGTTTTTCTTCGCCTTTTAGCGCGAAGCGCTACGGGACAGAGTATCACCAACTACAGCTCCCATTTCCATCGACCTGCCAAAGGCAAAAAGCTCTACATCATCCTAGTGGACAATGGCAGAACTGAGCAACTAGGCCGGGAAGACTTTAAAAACTCGCTGAAGTGCATTCGTTGTGGGGCATGCATGAATACTTGTCCGATCTACCGACGAAGTGGAGGACACAGTTATAACTATGCCGTCCCAGGACCTATAGGCTCCATCCTCTCTCCTGGAAGGGACCTCAAAAAACATAGCACCTTACCTTTTGCCTCCACCCTGTGTGGCTCCTGCTCGGATGTCTGTCCTGTCAAGATCAATATCCATGAACAGCTCTATAAATGGCGCCAGGTGATTACCGAAAACACCAATATGGACACCAGCAAAAAATTGTCTATGAAGGTGGCCGGAATGACCTTCGGGAAGCCTGTCCTCTACGACCTGGCAGGAAAAGCAGTCAGAACAGCCCTGAAGATCACCCCCAAAAGTTTGGTCTACAGCAGTATCAACGTGTGGGGGAAACACAGGGACCTACCAGAAGTCCCCAAGGAGAGTTTTAAGGAATGGTATAAGAAAAACAGAAAACAATGA
- a CDS encoding (Fe-S)-binding protein, which produces MRVGLFIPCYVDQFYPGAAQATLELLEKYGVEVAYPLSQTCCGQPMANSGYERYGKESADLFMKNFGQFEYIVAPSGSCTLHVKDHILPKTEDSPKIYELCEFLTDILKVDKVNASFPHKVGFHSSCHGLRGLRLAKCSERMDPEFNKPLSLLSKVDNIEMVELDRKDECCGFGGTFAIAEEAISVTMGNDRIADHQRNGVEVLTGADMSCLMHMQGLLKRQKSPIKVMHIAEILNGNKVESNG; this is translated from the coding sequence ATGCGAGTAGGACTCTTTATACCTTGTTATGTAGACCAGTTTTATCCCGGAGCGGCACAAGCCACCTTGGAGCTTCTGGAAAAATATGGCGTAGAAGTCGCCTATCCCCTTTCCCAGACCTGCTGCGGCCAGCCCATGGCCAATTCAGGTTATGAAAGATATGGAAAAGAATCTGCTGATCTCTTTATGAAGAATTTCGGCCAGTTTGAGTACATCGTGGCACCTTCTGGCAGCTGCACTCTTCATGTCAAGGATCATATCCTTCCGAAAACCGAAGACTCTCCCAAGATCTATGAACTTTGTGAGTTTCTGACGGATATTTTGAAAGTAGATAAAGTGAATGCCAGCTTCCCCCACAAAGTGGGATTCCACTCGAGCTGTCACGGACTACGCGGACTACGCCTGGCCAAGTGCTCAGAACGAATGGATCCGGAGTTCAACAAGCCCCTTTCCCTGCTGAGCAAAGTCGATAACATCGAAATGGTAGAGCTTGACCGTAAGGATGAATGCTGCGGCTTTGGAGGAACTTTTGCCATTGCAGAAGAGGCCATATCCGTCACCATGGGCAATGACCGAATCGCTGATCATCAGCGAAATGGTGTGGAAGTGCTCACTGGTGCCGACATGTCCTGCCTGATGCATATGCAAGGCCTGCTCAAACGCCAAAAAAGCCCCATCAAAGTGATGCACATCGCCGAAATCCTTAACGGAAATAAAGTGGAGAGTAACGGGTAG
- a CDS encoding TIM-barrel domain-containing protein: MNSKHFFAAFFIFLAQTGLLIAQNSSGELSKDQNTYRISSGNKNLQLQFHSPEVFRVKTFWGEQPEEQYSYMLKQQAFDLLPVKTTKEEGSFTFETGRLVVKVDQFSLNIGVYDTQGNLLSGEDVSDADGGAYQDAETVGAVKTLQPDEHFFGFGERMDFLDRRGKEVELNVGRGLGRPHIIGAYNVMEANYAPVPFFMSTKGYGIFFHNSYATHWDLGSESNEHLSFEADGGELDYFFMYGPDFSKLLYHYTGLTGRSPLLPRFAHGLHVGTYSGGTWGHEEMTSTHYVVELARKYREKGIPFDVLHLDSTWRMFGENGGSGATTFEWRETFIDPESMFDSLYAMDVNMVGLHLRPRFDNGKKLDLLNQARDQGYVYPEEDNPGEFVNFFDEEAVDWWWDKGVMRIAEIGAMFLKTDEGSAFGRKANESDKTGPRTEEARRLHNVFPVAYAKAPYEKFKEYNSMRGMNHTREGYAGIQRYPFIWAGDWPSEWQYYGPVIKAGINIGLSGVGYWSHNMGGFEHDADPELFARWVQFGMFSPVAHVFGMDHPGYKEPWNYGDTAEEIFTQYDKLRYRLIPYIYSTAFQQYQSGKPIMRALVLEHQNDYNTYTVDDQYYFGDHMIVCPVLTKEAQTRTVYLPEGTWYDYWDGTKYEGKRYYNIVTPLDELPIFVKEGAIIPMQDAVTYDNKQAYGTITLDIFPGASSSYRLFEDDGVSEEYMEGHYSETRFQTNEHEDGLEVLVGKAEGSYDPGARSYVLKIHTETPPTQVQLDGERLSPLDAAAIKNGQAGWSYDVAEKVLWAAGIKSAKEEIRFEIK; encoded by the coding sequence ATGAATAGTAAACATTTCTTTGCAGCTTTTTTCATTTTCTTGGCTCAAACTGGCCTTTTAATAGCCCAAAATAGTTCAGGAGAACTTTCTAAGGACCAAAACACCTACCGGATCTCTTCCGGAAACAAAAATCTGCAGCTACAATTTCACTCACCCGAGGTCTTTCGAGTGAAGACTTTTTGGGGCGAGCAGCCTGAAGAACAATACTCCTATATGCTCAAGCAGCAAGCGTTTGATCTTCTTCCTGTAAAAACGACCAAAGAGGAAGGTAGCTTTACCTTCGAGACAGGCAGACTGGTAGTGAAAGTGGACCAATTCAGCTTAAACATTGGTGTGTATGACACACAGGGGAATCTGCTTTCCGGCGAGGATGTTTCAGATGCTGACGGTGGAGCTTATCAGGATGCTGAGACGGTGGGAGCAGTAAAAACGCTACAGCCAGATGAGCACTTTTTCGGCTTTGGTGAGCGCATGGACTTTTTGGATCGTAGGGGCAAAGAGGTGGAGCTGAACGTGGGTAGAGGATTAGGTAGACCTCATATTATTGGCGCTTATAATGTAATGGAGGCCAATTATGCTCCTGTTCCCTTTTTTATGAGCACAAAGGGCTACGGCATCTTTTTCCATAATTCCTATGCAACACATTGGGATCTTGGTTCCGAGAGCAATGAGCACTTGAGCTTTGAGGCAGATGGTGGTGAGCTGGATTATTTCTTTATGTATGGACCAGATTTTTCCAAGTTGCTTTATCATTATACCGGTCTGACAGGCCGGTCACCATTATTGCCGCGTTTCGCCCATGGGCTTCACGTGGGGACTTATAGTGGAGGTACATGGGGACATGAAGAAATGACCAGTACGCACTATGTAGTAGAGCTTGCCAGAAAATACAGGGAAAAAGGAATTCCTTTTGATGTGCTGCACTTGGATTCTACTTGGAGGATGTTTGGTGAAAACGGTGGTAGCGGAGCCACGACCTTTGAATGGAGGGAGACCTTTATAGATCCAGAGAGTATGTTTGACAGTCTCTATGCCATGGACGTCAATATGGTAGGGCTTCACCTGAGGCCCCGGTTTGACAATGGCAAAAAGCTGGACCTGCTGAATCAGGCACGGGACCAAGGGTATGTCTATCCAGAAGAAGATAATCCCGGCGAATTTGTCAATTTCTTTGATGAAGAGGCTGTGGACTGGTGGTGGGACAAGGGCGTGATGCGAATCGCAGAGATTGGTGCCATGTTCCTTAAAACCGATGAGGGAAGTGCTTTTGGCCGTAAGGCGAATGAAAGCGACAAGACAGGGCCAAGGACTGAAGAGGCCAGAAGGCTCCACAATGTCTTCCCTGTAGCTTATGCAAAAGCGCCCTATGAGAAATTCAAAGAATACAACAGCATGCGCGGTATGAATCATACCCGTGAAGGCTATGCCGGCATCCAGCGCTATCCCTTTATCTGGGCAGGGGACTGGCCCAGTGAATGGCAATATTATGGACCTGTGATAAAAGCAGGGATCAATATCGGCCTGTCCGGTGTAGGGTACTGGTCGCATAATATGGGAGGTTTTGAGCATGATGCTGATCCGGAATTGTTTGCCAGATGGGTACAGTTTGGGATGTTCAGCCCCGTGGCACATGTGTTTGGGATGGATCACCCAGGATATAAAGAGCCTTGGAACTATGGTGACACGGCAGAGGAGATCTTTACCCAATATGATAAACTACGTTATCGCCTGATTCCTTACATTTATTCTACTGCATTTCAGCAATACCAATCGGGTAAGCCGATCATGCGGGCCTTGGTATTGGAGCACCAAAATGATTATAATACCTACACAGTGGACGACCAATATTATTTTGGCGATCACATGATCGTATGTCCTGTATTGACTAAAGAGGCCCAGACCAGAACTGTCTATTTGCCAGAGGGTACCTGGTACGACTACTGGGATGGTACCAAATATGAGGGTAAGCGATACTATAATATTGTCACTCCCCTCGATGAGCTGCCGATTTTTGTGAAGGAAGGGGCTATCATTCCCATGCAGGATGCGGTGACCTATGACAATAAGCAAGCCTATGGCACGATCACCCTTGATATTTTTCCCGGAGCTTCTTCATCATACCGTCTTTTTGAGGATGATGGTGTTTCAGAGGAATATATGGAAGGCCATTATTCCGAGACGCGCTTTCAAACCAATGAGCATGAGGACGGATTGGAAGTGCTGGTGGGCAAGGCGGAAGGAAGCTATGATCCTGGGGCACGAAGCTATGTCTTGAAAATTCACACAGAAACCCCTCCTACGCAGGTACAACTGGACGGGGAAAGGCTTAGCCCATTAGATGCAGCGGCCATCAAAAATGGCCAGGCAGGCTGGAGCTATGATGTGGCCGAAAAGGTGCTTTGGGCAGCAGGAATAAAGTCAGCCAAAGAAGAAATTAGGTTTGAGATCAAGTAA
- a CDS encoding bifunctional aldolase/short-chain dehydrogenase → MSTAERTFKHVNYLWDEQKAQKLEGDEVALLIYRSNILGADLRITNYGGGNTSCKTTEIDPLTKEETEVMWVKGSGGDIGTLKRSGLAGLYVEKLHSLKNVYRGLEFEDEMVGLFNHCIYDLDSKAPSIDTPLHAFLPFKHIDHLHPDAAIAIAASKDGEKITEELFEGQIAWVPWQRPGFDLALQLEKALNDNPGIRGIMLGGHGLFTWGDTAYDCYINSLEVIDKASEYLEQNYGKDRPVFGGQKLESLAPEQRKEQASIIAPVLRGLASGYNRMVGHFTDDERVLQFGNSHDLEKLAPLGTSCPDHFLRTKIRPLVLDFPADIDLGNAEEIKEKLQKDFEEYRAYYKKYYEDHKRDNSPAMRDPNPVIIIWPGVGMFSYAKNKQTARVASEFYINAINVMRGAEAVSEYVALPLQEAFDIEYWLLEEAKLQRMPKEQPLSRKVALVTGGAGGIGKAIADKLASEGACVFITDINQDRLDEAVATYSKDVGAGAVMDVTKGDDIVKAYKEAALKFGGVDIIVNCAGLAISKPIEQTSEKDWDLLQDILVKGQFAVSKAGVEILREQNLGGDIINIASKNALVSGPNNVGYGTAKAAQVHMSRLLAAELGKDKIRVNVVNPDAVIEGSKIWEGEWAKGRAKAYGITVEELPAFYAKRTILNEIIGVDDIANGVFAFVGGHLSKCTGNILNVDGGVAAAFVR, encoded by the coding sequence ATGAGCACAGCAGAACGTACTTTTAAGCATGTAAATTACCTCTGGGATGAGCAAAAAGCCCAGAAACTAGAAGGAGACGAGGTAGCCCTTCTAATCTACAGGTCCAATATCCTTGGTGCGGACCTTCGCATCACTAACTACGGTGGTGGAAATACCAGTTGTAAGACCACGGAAATCGATCCTTTGACCAAGGAGGAGACAGAAGTGATGTGGGTAAAAGGATCAGGTGGAGACATCGGTACTTTGAAGAGAAGTGGCCTTGCCGGTCTTTATGTGGAGAAGCTGCATTCCCTGAAGAATGTATACCGAGGTTTAGAGTTTGAAGATGAGATGGTCGGCTTGTTTAACCACTGCATCTATGATCTTGACTCTAAGGCGCCATCTATAGATACGCCGTTGCATGCTTTCTTGCCGTTTAAGCACATTGATCACCTGCATCCTGACGCGGCCATTGCGATCGCGGCATCAAAGGACGGTGAGAAGATCACCGAAGAACTTTTCGAAGGACAGATTGCTTGGGTACCGTGGCAGCGCCCCGGTTTTGATCTGGCCCTACAGTTGGAAAAGGCACTGAACGATAATCCTGGTATCCGCGGCATCATGTTGGGCGGTCACGGACTGTTCACTTGGGGAGACACGGCTTATGATTGTTATATCAATAGCCTTGAGGTAATTGACAAAGCTTCTGAATATCTGGAGCAAAATTATGGCAAAGACCGGCCGGTCTTTGGAGGACAAAAGTTGGAGTCGCTGGCTCCAGAGCAGCGTAAAGAGCAGGCTTCCATCATTGCCCCCGTGCTAAGAGGCCTAGCTTCAGGATACAACAGAATGGTCGGTCACTTCACCGATGACGAGCGTGTCCTGCAGTTTGGCAATAGCCATGACCTGGAAAAACTGGCACCGCTTGGAACAAGCTGTCCTGACCACTTCCTCAGAACTAAGATCAGGCCTTTGGTATTGGATTTTCCTGCTGATATTGACTTGGGCAATGCCGAAGAAATCAAGGAAAAGCTACAAAAGGATTTCGAAGAATACCGGGCATACTACAAGAAATATTACGAAGACCATAAGCGAGACAATAGCCCCGCCATGCGTGATCCGAATCCTGTGATCATCATTTGGCCAGGAGTAGGCATGTTCTCTTATGCCAAAAATAAGCAGACAGCACGTGTGGCCAGTGAATTTTACATCAATGCGATCAATGTAATGCGCGGTGCGGAAGCCGTTTCTGAATACGTTGCCCTGCCTTTGCAGGAGGCATTTGATATAGAATACTGGTTGCTTGAAGAGGCCAAGCTTCAGCGTATGCCCAAGGAACAACCGCTTTCCAGAAAAGTAGCGTTGGTGACTGGCGGTGCCGGTGGCATTGGCAAGGCCATTGCCGACAAGCTTGCCAGCGAAGGGGCTTGCGTGTTCATTACGGATATCAACCAGGATCGTCTGGATGAAGCTGTAGCTACCTATTCTAAAGATGTGGGAGCAGGTGCCGTGATGGACGTGACCAAGGGAGACGATATCGTAAAAGCCTATAAGGAAGCCGCACTGAAATTTGGTGGTGTGGATATCATTGTCAACTGTGCTGGTCTGGCCATCTCCAAGCCGATCGAACAGACTTCGGAAAAAGACTGGGATCTGCTACAGGATATACTGGTAAAAGGCCAATTTGCCGTATCCAAAGCCGGTGTGGAAATTTTGAGAGAACAAAACCTTGGCGGTGATATTATCAATATTGCCAGTAAGAATGCCTTGGTTTCCGGCCCTAACAACGTAGGTTATGGCACTGCCAAAGCCGCACAGGTACATATGAGCCGTCTGCTGGCTGCTGAACTGGGCAAGGATAAAATCCGCGTAAACGTGGTGAATCCTGATGCCGTGATCGAAGGAAGTAAAATCTGGGAAGGCGAATGGGCAAAGGGCAGAGCCAAAGCCTATGGCATCACCGTAGAGGAACTGCCGGCTTTCTATGCAAAAAGAACGATCCTGAACGAAATCATCGGTGTAGATGACATAGCCAATGGTGTATTTGCCTTTGTAGGTGGTCACCTGAGCAAGTGTACAGGTAATATTCTGAATGTTGATGGTGGTGTGGCCGCTGCTTTTGTGAGATAA
- a CDS encoding TIM barrel protein, whose product MRIDKQKIKQLNDQALPEHRESFDHLSDVLGRKGFDSKAIVEKLKEFQVAVPSWALGTGGTRFGRFSGGGEPGTLEDKIADVGLLHQLSKSAGAISLHIPWDIPEDVQATKELAASHGLIFDAVNSNTFQDQPDQEHSYKFGSLCHADKEVRKQAVNHNLEVIKYGDALGSKSLTVWLADGSSFPGQLNFKKAFQRTLESLQEIYAGMPADWKLFVEYKPYEPNFYSTVIQDWGTSHMLADKLGDRAYSLVDLGHHLPNTNIEQIVATLMMVGKLGGFHFNDSKYGDDDVTVGALKPYQLFLIFNELVDGMEDPSSDNPYPAWMIDASHNLKDPLEDLLQSLEAIKLAYAQALLVDRTALEEARENNDPALAQEILQAAYRTDVRPLLAEARLQAEGALDPIGAYRRLNVRKELITQRGEKVISTGL is encoded by the coding sequence ATGCGAATAGACAAGCAAAAAATAAAACAGCTTAACGATCAAGCTCTTCCGGAACACCGGGAGAGTTTTGATCATTTGAGCGATGTACTGGGAAGAAAGGGTTTTGACAGCAAAGCCATCGTAGAAAAGCTGAAGGAGTTTCAGGTAGCCGTACCCAGCTGGGCACTCGGTACCGGTGGCACCCGCTTCGGGAGGTTTTCCGGAGGCGGTGAGCCGGGTACCTTAGAGGACAAGATCGCCGATGTAGGCTTGCTGCATCAGCTAAGCAAATCTGCCGGTGCGATCTCCCTGCATATTCCGTGGGATATTCCTGAGGATGTACAAGCTACCAAGGAATTGGCCGCTTCACATGGATTGATCTTTGATGCGGTAAATTCCAATACTTTTCAGGACCAGCCAGACCAGGAGCATTCCTATAAATTTGGTTCGCTTTGCCATGCAGACAAGGAAGTCAGAAAACAGGCTGTTAACCATAACCTTGAGGTAATCAAGTACGGTGATGCGCTGGGTTCCAAGTCACTGACGGTATGGTTGGCAGATGGATCTTCTTTCCCCGGCCAGCTAAATTTCAAGAAGGCGTTCCAAAGAACCTTGGAGTCACTACAGGAAATTTATGCAGGCATGCCTGCTGACTGGAAGCTGTTTGTGGAATACAAGCCTTATGAGCCAAATTTCTATTCGACTGTTATTCAGGATTGGGGCACCTCCCATATGCTGGCCGATAAGTTGGGTGATCGTGCGTACAGTTTGGTGGATCTTGGCCATCACCTGCCCAATACCAATATCGAGCAGATCGTAGCGACCCTGATGATGGTGGGCAAACTGGGCGGTTTTCATTTCAATGACTCCAAATACGGCGATGATGACGTGACCGTAGGGGCACTGAAGCCGTATCAGCTGTTTTTGATCTTCAATGAACTGGTGGACGGCATGGAAGACCCTTCTTCCGATAATCCTTATCCAGCTTGGATGATCGATGCCAGCCATAACCTGAAGGATCCCTTGGAGGATTTATTGCAATCGTTGGAAGCCATTAAGCTGGCCTATGCACAAGCACTGTTGGTGGATCGTACAGCATTGGAAGAGGCAAGGGAAAACAATGATCCGGCCTTGGCCCAGGAGATTCTTCAAGCTGCCTATCGTACAGATGTACGTCCGCTATTGGCGGAAGCCAGGTTACAAGCTGAAGGAGCCTTGGACCCAATAGGAGCTTATCGAAGACTTAATGTCCGCAAGGAACTGATTACTCAGCGTGGTGAGAAAGTCATTTCTACGGGGCTTTAA
- a CDS encoding FGGY-family carbohydrate kinase: MTPIPVIAIFDIGKTNKKFFLFDEQTNEIKQEYNKIPLTVDEDGVECDDLAALTEWIKSTVEKICQSPDVELKGINFSTYGASFVHIGEDGQPLTPLYNYLKEIPAEIINEFYRQYPEETNNVETASPSLGMLNSGLQLYWLKKTRPELFARIQYSLHFPQYLSYLFTGKAVSEPTSIGCHTRLWNFQKGHYHDWVKQEGIDRVLPEIASTGQLYSAELCGRKVDIGVGIHDSSSALASYLVREKEPFLLISTGTWSISLNPFTQDPLTQDELHNDCLNFLSIDGNPVKASRFFMGYEFNYQIDRINKFFGKPDKYYKTVPADPSIIQEIKDGKASNTFYPKYIAETPLVRSLYRGNDWKPEAFDSFEEAYHHLIWGLSLLQVASLKLAQGNSSIRKVFIDGGFVHNEVFMELLRHYLPDYELVFSDFPLGSAYGAALVLDASEKKMV; the protein is encoded by the coding sequence ATGACGCCAATACCGGTAATCGCCATATTTGATATAGGAAAAACCAACAAGAAGTTCTTTCTGTTTGATGAACAGACCAATGAAATCAAGCAGGAGTATAACAAGATACCTTTGACAGTGGATGAGGATGGTGTTGAATGTGATGACCTGGCAGCATTGACCGAATGGATTAAATCCACGGTGGAAAAAATCTGCCAATCGCCGGACGTTGAGCTTAAGGGGATCAATTTTTCTACTTATGGTGCTTCTTTTGTCCATATCGGGGAAGACGGTCAGCCATTGACTCCCCTGTACAATTACCTGAAGGAAATTCCTGCAGAAATCATCAATGAATTTTATCGGCAGTATCCGGAGGAAACCAATAATGTGGAGACAGCCTCACCTTCCCTGGGGATGTTAAATTCCGGTTTGCAGCTGTATTGGCTGAAGAAGACCAGACCTGAGCTGTTTGCCAGAATTCAGTATTCCCTGCATTTTCCCCAATACCTCAGTTACCTGTTTACGGGGAAGGCCGTGAGTGAACCTACTTCCATCGGCTGTCACACGCGGCTATGGAACTTCCAAAAAGGTCATTATCATGATTGGGTAAAGCAAGAAGGTATCGATCGAGTGCTTCCGGAGATCGCATCGACTGGTCAATTGTACTCAGCAGAGCTGTGTGGCCGAAAAGTGGATATTGGCGTCGGTATTCATGATAGTTCGTCTGCGCTGGCTTCATATTTGGTCAGGGAGAAGGAGCCTTTTCTGTTGATCAGCACGGGCACTTGGAGCATTTCTCTCAATCCATTTACCCAAGATCCGTTGACACAAGATGAATTACATAATGATTGCCTCAATTTTCTCAGTATCGATGGCAATCCAGTGAAGGCATCTCGCTTCTTCATGGGATATGAATTCAATTACCAGATTGACAGGATCAATAAGTTTTTTGGCAAGCCTGATAAATATTACAAGACCGTACCTGCTGATCCGTCCATCATTCAGGAGATCAAAGATGGAAAAGCCAGCAATACTTTTTATCCCAAGTATATCGCTGAGACACCATTGGTGAGATCGCTTTATCGAGGAAATGATTGGAAACCTGAGGCATTTGACAGTTTTGAAGAGGCCTATCACCATCTGATTTGGGGGCTAAGCTTGCTACAGGTGGCCTCGCTGAAGCTCGCACAGGGCAACTCTTCCATTCGAAAGGTATTCATTGATGGAGGTTTTGTGCACAATGAGGTGTTTATGGAGCTGCTCAGACATTACCTGCCGGATTATGAGCTGGTGTTTTCCGACTTTCCTTTGGGGTCCGCTTATGGGGCTGCATTGGTATTGGATGCCAGTGAGAAGAAGATGGTGTAG
- a CDS encoding Gfo/Idh/MocA family protein, with protein sequence MSDHVTDLNRRKFMTKTGALAAGSFFIHPIAKALHLRENPAVKLRVALVGTGIRGTSMFGRSVVEDYPDEVEFVGLSDINEGRLAYGKKYIGADCPTFVDFDEMMATVKPDVLIVTTMDSTHDQFIIKGLEAGANVITEKPMTTDEVKCQNILNAERRTGKQVIVTFNYRYSPHRQKIYELLHGGEIGTVTSVDFHWYLDTDHGASYFRRWHGYRDKGGTLLVHKATHHFDLLNWWLDSDPEEVFAYGKLEFYGKNGPFRHTNCRPCPHKSQCNFYWDITQSERLTNLYTDNEQYDGYLRDGCVYREDIDIYDKMAVQIRYMNQVQVSYSLTTYSPYEGYRIAFNGTKGRLEAWIKESQPWEVEPADELRLTKNFGESEIITIPHSGGGHGGGDTRLKDKLFKDPDMADPYRQSAGTRDGAMSILIGIAARKSIESQKPVKVADLVDIKLQAKRPK encoded by the coding sequence ATGTCAGATCACGTTACCGACCTTAACAGAAGAAAATTCATGACCAAGACCGGAGCCCTCGCAGCCGGTTCCTTTTTTATCCATCCCATCGCCAAAGCCTTGCACTTACGGGAAAATCCTGCCGTAAAACTACGTGTAGCACTGGTAGGCACCGGAATCAGGGGCACCAGCATGTTTGGCAGAAGTGTCGTGGAAGATTATCCTGATGAAGTGGAATTTGTAGGTCTGTCCGACATTAATGAAGGGCGCCTTGCTTATGGAAAAAAATACATCGGTGCAGACTGCCCTACCTTTGTGGACTTTGACGAAATGATGGCCACTGTGAAGCCTGATGTGCTCATCGTTACTACCATGGACAGCACGCACGATCAGTTTATCATCAAAGGCCTGGAAGCCGGGGCCAATGTCATCACCGAAAAGCCCATGACCACTGATGAGGTCAAATGCCAGAACATCCTGAATGCCGAACGACGAACCGGAAAACAGGTGATCGTTACTTTTAATTACCGGTACAGTCCACATCGCCAAAAAATCTATGAACTTCTCCATGGCGGAGAAATCGGCACGGTCACTTCGGTGGATTTTCATTGGTACCTGGATACCGATCATGGTGCCTCCTATTTCAGACGCTGGCACGGATACCGCGATAAGGGCGGTACTTTGCTGGTTCACAAGGCTACCCACCACTTTGACCTGCTCAATTGGTGGCTAGATTCCGATCCCGAGGAAGTTTTTGCCTATGGAAAGCTGGAATTTTACGGCAAAAACGGCCCCTTTCGCCATACCAACTGCCGTCCATGCCCACATAAAAGCCAATGTAACTTCTACTGGGACATCACCCAAAGCGAACGGCTAACCAATCTGTACACTGACAATGAACAGTATGATGGCTATCTCCGTGATGGCTGTGTCTATCGGGAAGATATCGATATCTATGATAAAATGGCCGTGCAGATCCGGTATATGAACCAGGTACAGGTCAGCTACTCCCTGACTACCTACTCTCCCTATGAGGGCTACCGCATCGCCTTTAACGGCACCAAAGGCCGTCTGGAGGCCTGGATCAAGGAAAGTCAGCCTTGGGAAGTAGAACCTGCCGATGAACTCCGCCTGACCAAAAACTTCGGTGAATCAGAAATCATCACCATCCCCCATTCCGGTGGAGGCCATGGTGGCGGGGATACCCGGCTAAAAGACAAGCTCTTCAAGGACCCCGATATGGCCGACCCCTACCGCCAGTCTGCCGGTACCCGGGACGGCGCCATGTCCATCCTGATCGGAATCGCCGCGCGAAAAAGCATTGAGAGCCAAAAACCAGTCAAAGTCGCTGATCTCGTGGATATCAAATTGCAGGCGAAAAGACCAAAATGA